The following proteins are co-located in the Streptomyces sp. DT2A-34 genome:
- a CDS encoding FAD-dependent oxidoreductase, with translation MPPPTDAVTPDTDVLVVGSGFGGSVAALRLTHKGYRVTVIEAGRRFSDTDFATSPWQMGRLLWAPRLGWHGIMRVHLRRRLLALTGVGVGGGSLAYAAVHYRPDAATFQTPGWDQAVDWAEELAPHYARAEQMLGTATVPATSAGDRVLRQAADDLGVPDTFHPTRVGIHFGTPAQQTGDPYFGGQGPARSGCTLCGQCTTGCPVGAKNTLVKNYLHLAEQAGARILPMTRATALHPQPDGTWHIHTTRTPTGPFHLRGQREVLTAGQVVLAAGAWGTTELLHRSRAHLPLLSPALGTRTCTNQEVMSAATAPGFDIGPGVAITSAIRPDPTTLVQLCRVGPGTHPLAGALLPLALPFGSFGRRTALLFTMELRDSALTSHYRPRLRRVVFRPGTAGPEPTRSATADAVAHTYARHIRGRARRLWTTLFHVPFTAHLMGGCPIGTDPAHSVTDPYHRVHGYPTLHITDASVIPGNLGQNPSLTITAMAERACATWPLAATPDLRPHQGEPYRPVPQLKVLTTACQTRSSSVSAAPACSPASPPTCCLPATSPSTASPAAASSPAASSSPPSSSPPPATAQD, from the coding sequence ATGCCCCCGCCGACGGACGCCGTCACCCCCGACACCGACGTCCTGGTCGTCGGCTCCGGCTTCGGCGGCAGCGTCGCCGCCCTGCGCCTGACCCACAAGGGCTACCGGGTCACCGTCATCGAAGCCGGGCGCAGATTCTCCGACACCGACTTCGCCACCTCCCCCTGGCAGATGGGCCGTCTGCTGTGGGCACCACGTCTGGGATGGCACGGCATCATGCGCGTGCACCTGCGCAGACGGCTCCTCGCCCTGACCGGGGTCGGCGTCGGCGGAGGGTCCCTGGCCTACGCCGCCGTCCACTACCGGCCCGACGCCGCCACGTTCCAGACGCCGGGCTGGGACCAGGCCGTCGACTGGGCGGAAGAACTCGCCCCGCACTACGCACGGGCTGAACAGATGCTGGGCACCGCCACTGTGCCCGCCACGTCGGCAGGGGACCGCGTGCTGCGACAAGCCGCCGACGACCTCGGCGTGCCAGACACCTTCCATCCCACCCGGGTCGGCATCCACTTCGGCACTCCCGCGCAGCAGACCGGTGACCCGTACTTCGGTGGTCAGGGGCCCGCACGCAGCGGCTGCACCCTGTGCGGGCAGTGCACCACCGGGTGTCCGGTCGGGGCGAAAAACACCCTGGTCAAGAACTACCTGCATCTCGCCGAACAAGCCGGCGCCCGCATCCTGCCGATGACCCGGGCGACCGCCCTGCACCCGCAGCCCGACGGCACCTGGCACATCCACACCACACGCACCCCCACCGGCCCCTTCCACCTGCGCGGCCAGCGGGAGGTCCTGACGGCCGGCCAGGTGGTGCTGGCCGCCGGTGCCTGGGGCACCACCGAACTGCTCCACCGCTCGCGCGCCCACCTGCCTCTGCTCTCCCCCGCCCTGGGTACCCGCACCTGCACCAACCAGGAGGTGATGAGCGCCGCCACCGCACCCGGCTTCGACATCGGCCCCGGTGTCGCCATCACCTCCGCCATCCGCCCTGATCCCACAACCCTCGTCCAGCTGTGCCGCGTCGGCCCCGGCACCCACCCACTCGCCGGAGCACTACTGCCCCTCGCCCTGCCGTTCGGCAGCTTCGGCCGCCGCACCGCACTGCTGTTCACCATGGAACTGCGGGACTCCGCCCTGACCAGCCACTACAGGCCCAGGCTCAGACGGGTCGTCTTCCGCCCCGGCACCGCCGGCCCGGAACCCACCCGCAGCGCCACCGCGGATGCCGTCGCGCACACGTACGCGCGCCACATCCGAGGTCGAGCCCGGCGCCTATGGACAACGCTGTTCCACGTTCCGTTCACCGCTCACCTGATGGGCGGCTGCCCCATCGGCACCGACCCCGCCCACAGCGTCACTGACCCTTACCACCGCGTACACGGCTACCCCACCCTGCACATCACCGACGCCTCCGTCATCCCGGGAAACCTGGGACAAAACCCGTCACTGACCATCACAGCCATGGCCGAACGGGCATGCGCCACCTGGCCCCTGGCCGCTACCCCCGACCTGCGGCCGCATCAGGGCGAACCGTACCGTCCCGTGCCCCAGCTGAAAGTGCTCACCACCGCATGCCAAACGCGCTCATCGTCCGTCTCGGCCGCACCCGCCTGTTCACCCGCATCGCCCCCCACCTGCTGCCTCCCTGCGACCTCGCCGTCCACCGCCTCACCCGCGGCCGCCTCCTCCCCAGCCGCCTCTTCATCTCCACCGTCGTCCTCACCACCACCGGCCACCGCACAGGACTAG
- a CDS encoding nitroreductase/quinone reductase family protein — MCAHHGPDGSWLVVASNFGRTHHPTWSTNLLHTPTAHVTYQGRTVSVHARPLTKEEKQLHRRRILAALPVYDTYAARTTRDIRVFHLTPHPSRVP, encoded by the coding sequence CTGTGCGCCCACCACGGACCCGACGGCAGCTGGCTCGTCGTCGCCAGCAACTTCGGCAGAACACACCACCCCACCTGGAGCACCAACCTGCTCCACACCCCGACCGCACACGTCACCTACCAAGGCCGCACGGTCTCGGTGCACGCCCGCCCGCTCACCAAGGAGGAAAAGCAGCTCCATCGGCGCCGGATCCTCGCCGCACTGCCCGTATACGACACCTACGCCGCCCGCACCACGCGCGACATCCGGGTCTTCCACCTGACACCTCACCCGTCACGAGTCCCTTGA
- the istB gene encoding IS21-like element helper ATPase IstB produces the protein MTVMDTALRESTQGPATVRHAGNPRRPPGPGPGGELGHLDFLQVLCQDEITRRETVAFQRRLQRAKFEQQVTLEEFDFTASSKLPAAQIRDLGALRWLHAGESVILFGPVGVGKTHIAQALGHLAVRQGAHVRFAKTSRVLADLASGHADRTWEKRLRELVRPDVLVLDDFAMRQLNATQADDLYELVSERQRRSLIITSNRAPSDWYPLFPNPVVAESLLDRLINTSHQVIMNGPSYRPNKRPKNRTDKPSIK, from the coding sequence ATGACCGTGATGGACACCGCCCTGCGGGAGTCCACACAAGGCCCTGCGACTGTCCGGCATGCGGGAAACCCTCGACGCCCGCCTGGCCCAGGCCCCGGCGGCGAACTCGGGCACCTGGACTTCCTCCAGGTCCTCTGCCAGGACGAGATCACCCGCCGCGAGACCGTCGCCTTCCAACGCCGCCTGCAGCGAGCCAAGTTCGAGCAGCAGGTCACACTGGAGGAGTTCGACTTCACCGCCTCCTCGAAGCTGCCTGCCGCCCAGATCCGTGACCTGGGAGCCCTGCGCTGGCTTCATGCCGGCGAGTCGGTCATTCTCTTCGGGCCGGTCGGCGTCGGCAAAACGCACATTGCGCAGGCCCTCGGCCACCTCGCCGTCCGCCAGGGCGCCCATGTCCGCTTCGCCAAGACCAGCCGCGTTCTTGCAGACCTCGCCAGCGGTCACGCGGACCGCACCTGGGAGAAACGGCTCCGCGAACTGGTCCGTCCCGACGTCCTCGTCCTCGACGACTTTGCAATGCGCCAGCTGAACGCGACCCAGGCTGACGACCTCTACGAGCTGGTCAGCGAGCGGCAGCGAAGGTCTCTGATCATCACCAGCAACCGGGCGCCCAGCGACTGGTATCCCCTCTTCCCCAACCCCGTCGTCGCCGAGTCCCTTCTGGACCGGCTGATCAACACCAGCCACCAGGTCATCATGAACGGCCCCAGCTACCGCCCGAACAAGCGCCCCAAGAACCGCACTGACAAGCCCTCGATCAAATGA
- a CDS encoding glycoside hydrolase family 32 protein, whose translation MSTTPRDPHRPVAHLRPPRNWINDPNGLVFHDGHYHVCYQHNPYGATHANVHWGHFRSPDLLTWEPLPIALSPTPGGVDADGCFSGNAVSDGDRLVAFYSAHREDRSFQHQPVTCAVSHDGGNSFSPRGELLIPELPEGCTMYRDPYVWQDGDGWRMLVGAALTDGRAAALLYDSPDLDKWTYRGPFAARRPEPIGGTDLLTGEGWECPQYLPAIDGRGALIVSAWTEPTGPQSVAALIGEEHDGHFEAGPAVPADYGPDCYAPALLRAPGNRWLLWGWSWEARDEAWAVADGWAGVLTLPREIHVDGGGTLRQQPATELLALRGEHTIHAAGATHGPQPVDLGSVGRAFDLTARLEPTGNAGLRLLTTPDGSEHLDIRVDTEAGELVVDRDHASLDPRARGGSYRMPCPTGQPVELRVVVDHSIAEIFLTTTGQVFTLRFYPTGQSSWRLEARTAPGTYLGYAIDAWELHPLVIKEPSTSAAESAPTSP comes from the coding sequence GTGTCCACCACACCCCGCGATCCGCACCGCCCCGTGGCGCACCTGCGCCCGCCCCGCAACTGGATCAACGACCCCAACGGGCTGGTCTTCCACGACGGCCACTACCACGTGTGCTACCAGCACAACCCGTACGGAGCGACGCACGCGAACGTGCACTGGGGTCACTTCCGCAGCCCCGACCTGCTGACCTGGGAGCCGCTGCCGATCGCCCTGTCCCCGACCCCCGGTGGCGTGGACGCCGACGGCTGCTTCTCCGGCAACGCCGTCTCCGACGGCGACCGTCTCGTCGCCTTCTACTCCGCGCACCGCGAGGACCGCTCGTTCCAGCACCAACCGGTCACTTGCGCCGTATCCCACGACGGCGGCAACAGCTTCAGCCCGCGCGGCGAACTGCTCATCCCCGAGCTGCCCGAGGGCTGCACCATGTACCGCGACCCGTACGTCTGGCAGGACGGCGACGGCTGGCGGATGCTGGTCGGCGCCGCCCTCACGGACGGCCGCGCCGCCGCCCTCCTGTACGACTCTCCCGACTTGGACAAGTGGACCTACCGGGGGCCTTTCGCGGCCCGCCGTCCGGAGCCCATCGGTGGCACCGACCTGCTCACGGGCGAGGGCTGGGAATGCCCCCAGTACCTCCCGGCGATCGACGGACGCGGTGCCCTCATCGTCAGCGCGTGGACCGAACCCACCGGCCCGCAGAGCGTCGCGGCCCTGATCGGCGAAGAGCACGACGGCCACTTCGAGGCCGGCCCAGCGGTACCCGCCGACTACGGCCCCGACTGCTACGCACCCGCCCTGCTGCGTGCACCGGGCAACCGGTGGCTGCTGTGGGGCTGGTCATGGGAAGCCCGCGACGAAGCCTGGGCCGTCGCGGACGGATGGGCCGGCGTCCTCACCCTGCCCCGCGAGATCCATGTCGACGGCGGCGGCACGCTGCGCCAGCAGCCCGCCACCGAACTGCTCGCCCTGCGCGGCGAACACACCATCCACGCCGCAGGCGCGACGCACGGCCCGCAGCCGGTGGACCTCGGCAGCGTGGGCCGAGCCTTCGACCTGACGGCCCGTCTGGAGCCGACCGGAAACGCCGGTCTGCGGCTGCTCACCACCCCGGACGGCTCCGAGCACCTCGACATCCGCGTCGATACCGAGGCGGGCGAACTGGTCGTCGACCGTGACCACGCCTCACTGGACCCCCGGGCCCGCGGCGGCTCCTACCGGATGCCCTGCCCCACTGGTCAGCCGGTCGAGCTGCGCGTGGTCGTCGACCACTCCATCGCCGAAATCTTCCTGACCACCACCGGCCAGGTCTTCACCCTGCGCTTCTACCCCACAGGGCAGAGCTCCTGGCGACTTGAGGCCCGCACCGCACCGGGTACGTACCTCGGCTACGCGATCGACGCCTGGGAACTGCACCCGCTCGTGATCAAGGAGCCGAGCACCAGCGCCGCAGAGTCGGCGCCGACGTCGCCGTAG
- the istA gene encoding IS21 family transposase, with amino-acid sequence MVDITEIYVHWYAGRSKSELAASPGVDHKTVRKYLAPAEASGISPGGPPMSEADWAKLIKEWFPGLVDRRLRQVTWPEIDQHRDYIKSLLGTVTVSTIHQRLRDEHRLQVSISSFRRWVHATLPDEVAKSQVTVLRDEIEPGSEAQIDYGFLGQWIDPRTGKRHRVWAFVMVLPCSRHMFVRPVLHLDQHAWTEAHVAAFRYFGGGPRRLVPDNLKTGVDKPDLYDPKINKSYAELATHYGALVDPARAAKPKDKPRVERPMPYVRDSFWRGREFTSIEHMQAEAVTWSQQVAGRRKCRPLGGAAPMTVFEALEAAELLPLPPTPFVLARWSTATVGPDIHIKVGRTLYSVPWKRIGRKVDVRSTATMVQVFHDGQLVKTHTALDQGKRTDKSDYPPERIAFQMRTPVWCRTQASEVGDACREVIDQLLEANVLYRLRAAQGVLGLRKKYGETRLEAACARAIAVGDPSYRTIKGILIAGTETDPEPETSGDAGAAAFLHGPARLFATVATPDTADDDHDDQVHDEAEVEAR; translated from the coding sequence GTGGTCGACATCACCGAGATCTACGTCCACTGGTACGCAGGCCGCTCGAAGAGCGAGCTGGCCGCGTCGCCGGGGGTGGACCACAAGACGGTCAGGAAGTACCTGGCCCCGGCGGAGGCGTCCGGTATCAGCCCGGGCGGCCCCCCGATGAGCGAGGCCGACTGGGCGAAGCTGATCAAAGAGTGGTTCCCGGGGCTCGTGGACAGGCGTCTTCGGCAGGTGACCTGGCCGGAGATCGACCAGCACCGCGACTACATCAAGAGCCTGCTCGGGACGGTCACCGTCTCGACGATCCACCAGCGGCTGCGTGACGAGCACAGACTTCAGGTGTCGATCTCCTCGTTCCGTCGCTGGGTGCATGCGACATTGCCGGATGAGGTGGCGAAGTCGCAGGTCACCGTGTTGCGTGACGAGATCGAGCCCGGCTCGGAGGCTCAGATCGACTACGGCTTCCTCGGGCAGTGGATCGATCCGCGGACGGGGAAGCGCCACCGGGTCTGGGCGTTCGTGATGGTTCTGCCGTGCTCGCGGCACATGTTCGTCCGGCCCGTCCTGCACCTGGACCAGCACGCATGGACGGAAGCCCACGTCGCGGCCTTCCGCTACTTCGGCGGCGGCCCGCGCCGGCTCGTCCCGGACAACCTCAAGACAGGCGTCGACAAGCCCGACCTCTACGACCCGAAGATCAACAAATCGTATGCCGAACTCGCCACCCATTACGGCGCGTTGGTCGATCCCGCCCGGGCTGCGAAGCCGAAGGACAAGCCACGGGTCGAGCGGCCGATGCCCTATGTCCGCGACTCGTTCTGGCGAGGGCGGGAGTTCACCTCAATCGAGCACATGCAAGCCGAGGCCGTGACCTGGAGTCAGCAGGTCGCCGGTCGGCGGAAGTGCCGGCCACTGGGCGGGGCCGCCCCGATGACCGTATTCGAGGCACTGGAAGCGGCCGAACTGCTGCCCCTGCCGCCGACACCGTTCGTGCTGGCCCGCTGGTCGACGGCCACGGTCGGCCCGGACATCCACATCAAAGTCGGCCGCACCCTCTACTCGGTGCCGTGGAAACGGATCGGCCGCAAGGTCGACGTCCGCTCCACCGCCACGATGGTCCAGGTCTTCCACGACGGCCAGCTCGTCAAGACCCACACCGCCCTCGACCAGGGCAAACGCACCGACAAGAGCGACTACCCGCCGGAGAGGATCGCCTTCCAGATGCGCACGCCGGTCTGGTGCCGCACCCAGGCGTCCGAGGTCGGCGACGCCTGCCGGGAGGTCATCGACCAACTGCTGGAAGCCAACGTCCTCTACCGGCTCCGCGCTGCCCAGGGGGTTCTCGGGCTGCGGAAGAAGTACGGCGAGACGCGGCTGGAAGCCGCCTGCGCCAGGGCCATCGCGGTCGGCGACCCGTCCTACCGCACCATCAAGGGCATCCTCATCGCCGGCACCGAGACCGATCCCGAGCCCGAGACCAGCGGAGACGCCGGAGCCGCAGCCTTCCTCCACGGCCCGGCCCGGCTCTTCGCCACCGTCGCGACCCCCGACACGGCGGACGACGACCACGACGACCAGGTCCACGACGAAGCCGAGGTGGAAGCCCGATGA
- a CDS encoding ABC transporter permease, translated as MKRWMACLGAAVRFALIEQLRNRLALVILVVYVPVWITLTYTVPASDPLRFHLSPAGRTVTMDGNVLTQMGGALHALALIVGFMMFLATTRSAPFDQRLVRAGYPRLCLALAKFTALVLAAAVVAAYGALWMRAYWRPQQLLLLGVGLFVGALIYGGVGIMLAAVLRSELAGMFLVIMVSFVDLGLQNPLANPASDSPLMRYLPAYGAMQTVVTAGALHLVPWHELVQGLLWAVAMAAVGMSAFALRSRSRRPTRAPLPPPSTGGTNSTGSGSGGSTDAGIGSRPGSGLPHRAGTTTTARSHRPPTG; from the coding sequence ATGAAGCGTTGGATGGCCTGCCTGGGCGCGGCTGTGCGATTCGCGCTCATCGAGCAACTGCGCAACAGACTCGCCCTGGTGATCCTGGTGGTCTACGTCCCGGTGTGGATCACCCTGACCTACACGGTCCCAGCCAGCGACCCGCTGCGCTTCCACCTGAGCCCGGCAGGCCGGACAGTCACGATGGACGGCAACGTCCTCACCCAGATGGGCGGGGCCCTGCACGCGCTCGCCCTGATCGTCGGGTTCATGATGTTCCTCGCCACTACCCGCTCCGCTCCCTTCGACCAGCGCCTGGTGAGGGCCGGCTACCCCCGGCTGTGCCTGGCACTGGCGAAGTTCACCGCGCTGGTGCTGGCCGCGGCCGTGGTCGCCGCCTACGGGGCACTATGGATGCGCGCCTACTGGCGTCCCCAGCAGCTGCTCCTGCTGGGCGTGGGCCTGTTCGTCGGGGCCTTGATCTACGGAGGCGTCGGCATCATGCTCGCCGCCGTCCTGCGCAGCGAACTGGCCGGCATGTTCCTCGTCATCATGGTCAGCTTCGTCGACCTGGGCCTGCAGAACCCGCTCGCCAACCCCGCTTCCGACAGCCCTCTGATGCGCTACCTGCCGGCCTACGGCGCGATGCAGACCGTCGTCACCGCCGGCGCGCTGCATTTGGTGCCCTGGCACGAACTCGTCCAGGGCCTGCTCTGGGCGGTCGCTATGGCCGCAGTCGGCATGAGCGCCTTCGCCCTGCGCAGCCGCTCCCGCCGCCCCACCCGCGCCCCACTCCCACCCCCGTCCACCGGCGGCACGAACAGCACCGGCAGCGGCAGCGGTGGCAGCACCGACGCGGGCATCGGATCCCGGCCCGGATCCGGCCTCCCCCATCGCGCCGGCACCACAACCACAGCGCGCAGCCACCGCCCACCCACCGGCTAG
- a CDS encoding discoidin domain-containing protein translates to MSTYGLGRRQFLATAVGVAAAWTSVSGSAIAAPQLKQTARSNSVRVWLTDVSADKWVAGQDDVLFKAKRTANPLTIKIDDSVKYQKVQGFGAAMTDSSAWLIDKLSIAERTKLMNKLFDPSKGIGLSLLRSPMGATDFNASGNYSYNDMPAGQSDPTLSNFSIQHDVPYIIPALRQALSLNPSIKIMANPWSPPGWMKTSDSMIGGTLKSEYTSALANYFVKFIQAYGEAGVPISYISPQNEPMGTPTWPGMFLSAYQEADLIQEIGKAFEANGISTKILAWDHNWDVPSYPETIFSDPAASKYTAGTGWHIYSGNPNCQTVVHNDYPSKETFITEATGGVWQDSDQTAFSEALGSWIINGTRNWANGVMLWNIALDPDRGPLNSDTAGIPMLRGLLTIDPADGRVSYNVDYHALAHASRFVKPGARRIYSYTFGEGSIENVAFQNPDGSKVLIAHNSGSAAKTFSVADGTHSFDYTLNAGGAVTFTYSGPAQSGRTPAATKVSDPTHDFTFKSASGPVTVTYDPELLPYQNSIRTGNKLVTYSLPIGASVQTTGRALSRSKWTATASAQPDWGVAANAIDGDINTRWSLGHGTTSGDWFQIDLGSPTSFNKIVFDTGVNNSFDYVTKYQIYVSNDGVDWGSAIASGSGGIGKIAVTLPTRTAQYIRIVSTAASGFWWAIGDIEVYGSSRGTGSITAPTAASNGLQLKNWTSKEGEQVTVVFNGTIDSKSFKISTDGSYTYTLPGGTSAMFTTKKLSSFPSPTFSDLKPERGMPRSKFTIRGSGFGDAQGLGTVYFGSSYAEIDTWSDTSISAYVPKGLPAGKVTVSVKGTSGVDAGGSSFDVIDLGPALPRTSWAAKASDASQWDAPGNMLDGNSDTRYSSGTGQYDGLWIQVDMGQTQTFDKIVLDVGGSVSDYARSADVYVSTDGTDWTKVSSVADGQRVHLISFPTQTARYIKVVNTGNVARSWWSVAEFNVYN, encoded by the coding sequence ATGAGCACATACGGTCTCGGACGACGCCAGTTCCTGGCCACCGCCGTCGGTGTCGCCGCCGCCTGGACCTCGGTTTCCGGGAGCGCCATCGCCGCCCCGCAACTGAAGCAGACCGCACGCAGCAATTCCGTCCGTGTGTGGCTGACGGACGTATCGGCCGACAAGTGGGTCGCCGGCCAGGACGATGTGCTGTTCAAGGCGAAGAGAACGGCCAACCCGCTCACGATCAAGATCGACGACAGCGTCAAGTACCAGAAGGTCCAAGGCTTCGGTGCGGCCATGACCGACTCCTCCGCCTGGCTCATCGACAAGCTGTCCATTGCCGAGCGGACCAAGCTGATGAACAAGCTGTTCGATCCCTCGAAGGGAATCGGCCTCAGCCTGCTCCGCTCCCCGATGGGCGCCACGGATTTCAACGCGTCCGGGAACTACTCCTACAACGACATGCCTGCCGGCCAATCGGACCCGACGCTGTCCAACTTCTCCATCCAGCACGACGTGCCGTACATCATTCCCGCCTTGCGGCAGGCCCTCTCACTCAACCCGTCCATCAAGATCATGGCCAACCCGTGGAGCCCACCAGGCTGGATGAAGACCTCCGACTCCATGATCGGAGGCACCCTCAAGAGCGAGTACACCTCCGCACTGGCCAACTACTTCGTCAAGTTCATCCAAGCCTATGGCGAAGCCGGTGTGCCCATCTCCTACATTTCCCCGCAAAACGAACCCATGGGTACTCCCACCTGGCCCGGGATGTTCCTGTCCGCGTACCAGGAAGCCGATTTGATCCAGGAGATCGGCAAGGCGTTCGAAGCCAACGGAATCTCCACGAAGATCCTGGCTTGGGACCACAACTGGGACGTGCCCTCGTATCCGGAGACGATTTTCAGCGACCCCGCAGCCTCCAAGTACACCGCGGGAACCGGGTGGCACATCTACAGCGGCAACCCGAACTGCCAGACAGTGGTCCACAACGACTACCCGAGCAAGGAAACGTTCATCACGGAAGCCACCGGAGGCGTTTGGCAGGACAGCGACCAGACGGCGTTCAGCGAAGCACTGGGTTCGTGGATCATCAACGGAACGCGCAACTGGGCGAACGGGGTGATGCTGTGGAACATCGCACTCGACCCCGATCGGGGCCCGCTCAACAGCGACACGGCCGGCATACCCATGCTTCGGGGGTTGCTCACGATCGACCCGGCCGACGGGCGGGTGTCCTACAACGTGGACTACCACGCCCTCGCTCACGCCAGCAGGTTCGTCAAGCCCGGAGCACGCCGGATCTACTCGTACACCTTCGGGGAAGGCAGCATAGAGAACGTCGCGTTCCAGAACCCGGACGGATCGAAGGTCCTGATCGCCCACAACTCGGGGAGCGCCGCGAAGACCTTCAGCGTCGCGGACGGGACACACTCGTTCGACTACACCCTGAACGCCGGCGGTGCCGTCACCTTCACGTACTCCGGACCTGCGCAGAGCGGCCGTACCCCCGCAGCGACCAAGGTCTCGGACCCGACACACGACTTCACGTTCAAGTCGGCATCCGGCCCGGTCACCGTCACGTACGACCCGGAACTGCTGCCCTACCAGAACTCCATCCGTACCGGAAACAAGCTGGTCACGTACTCCCTTCCGATCGGAGCTTCCGTCCAGACGACCGGAAGGGCGCTGAGCCGTAGCAAGTGGACCGCCACGGCTTCCGCGCAGCCGGATTGGGGTGTGGCCGCGAACGCGATCGACGGCGACATCAACACCAGGTGGAGTCTCGGGCACGGGACGACGAGCGGCGACTGGTTCCAGATCGATCTGGGGAGCCCCACGAGCTTCAATAAGATCGTCTTCGACACCGGCGTGAACAATTCGTTCGACTACGTCACGAAGTATCAGATCTACGTTTCGAACGACGGTGTCGATTGGGGCAGCGCGATTGCGAGCGGCAGCGGGGGCATCGGGAAGATAGCCGTCACGTTGCCGACCCGTACGGCACAGTACATTCGCATCGTCAGCACTGCGGCATCCGGTTTCTGGTGGGCCATCGGCGACATCGAGGTGTACGGGTCCTCTCGTGGAACCGGCTCGATCACAGCTCCGACAGCGGCATCGAACGGCCTCCAGCTGAAGAACTGGACTAGTAAGGAGGGGGAGCAGGTCACCGTAGTATTCAACGGGACCATCGACAGCAAGAGTTTCAAGATATCCACCGACGGCTCGTACACCTATACGCTGCCGGGCGGCACCTCGGCGATGTTCACGACCAAGAAGCTGTCGAGCTTCCCCTCGCCGACGTTCAGCGATTTGAAGCCGGAACGAGGCATGCCGCGCTCCAAGTTCACGATTCGCGGTTCTGGTTTCGGCGATGCGCAGGGGCTGGGTACGGTGTATTTCGGATCGAGCTATGCCGAAATAGACACCTGGTCGGACACCAGCATCAGCGCCTACGTTCCGAAGGGACTTCCGGCGGGGAAGGTCACGGTTTCCGTGAAGGGAACCAGCGGAGTGGATGCAGGTGGATCTTCGTTCGACGTCATCGATCTAGGTCCTGCGCTACCCCGGACGAGCTGGGCCGCAAAGGCTTCGGACGCAAGTCAGTGGGATGCGCCCGGAAACATGCTCGATGGCAATTCCGACACTCGGTACAGCTCCGGAACAGGGCAGTACGACGGCCTCTGGATCCAAGTGGACATGGGGCAAACGCAGACCTTCGACAAGATTGTGTTGGATGTCGGCGGCAGTGTCAGCGACTATGCGCGGAGCGCAGACGTATACGTATCCACGGATGGAACCGACTGGACCAAGGTTTCTTCCGTAGCGGACGGCCAACGAGTCCACCTGATTTCCTTCCCCACGCAGACAGCTCGCTACATCAAGGTCGTCAACACCGGCAACGTTGCGCGTAGCTGGTGGTCAGTCGCAGAATTCAACGTCTACAACTGA